In Lactuca sativa cultivar Salinas chromosome 5, Lsat_Salinas_v11, whole genome shotgun sequence, the DNA window TTACTTAAAAGAAACTTATCAGTATATACAAAATAGAAAAGAAGACAAGTTTCAGCTAGTTAAATCAACGGTCAAGATCTATGGTGCAAGAACCAAAACTTTAACCATGCCCCGACTATTAGCAGCCAACATCGTGGGACTATCACTCTTCCAACATACAGCACTAACAAAATCAGACCTTCCGTCTTCATCACTATCTTCTACATTCAGTGTCCCGAATCGATGCCACGTCAGTGGTTTTGACATCGCCTAAAAACAACCCACAAAACTTCCATTACTCTTCATCATTATAATGTAAAACTTCTATCCCAAAGTAAATGCGACATTTTCTTTACCTTATGATAAACATATACTTCATTAGTTTCACTGCCACAAGCAAGAAAATCACGGTATACAGAAAGCCCCACAAAATTTATATAATTTGCATGACCTTTCAACTTCTGAACCTGGAAATAATACGATTATATAAAAAAGTTAAAATCAAGAAAATGgagaatataaaaaaaaaatgagtaAAAAGTTGCTCACGGGAATGTTTCTTGTCACGTCCCATAAGCATAAGGTACTGTCGGTTGATGCAGATGCCAACTCGTCATTTGACAGAAACTTTACATATGACACGGCTTTTTGGTGGCCAATAAAGATATTAAGAGGATAGCTTATGTTCCTTATATCATAGTAATAAATATAATGGTCTTCTGATCCTACCTGTGGATTCCACAAAAAATGTAATAAAAAGATgatattttttaagtttttttatgtAAGAAAATAAAATTACCGCAATGTGATTGCTCGACCCTGGATTGTACTTGACACAACATATGTGTGCTCTCATTTTAATGTTGATCACACTTGATTCTTGCTTTGTGCACCAAATTTTAACCTGtgaaaaatagcaacatactttagaTTTCATTACAAAATCAAAGAAATCAGAAATAATTTGCTAATTTCTGTAAAGAGAAAGTAAATTCCCTAAAATGGAAAAGTGAccgaaagtaggatgctattttcTGCAATACTACCTTATGGTCATCACCACCAGAAACAAGCATTGACGATTCTAGGTGTGAAAAAACAACACTCCAGGCACGTTTGTTGTGTTCTTTGAACTCCATCACACCCTGGATGTTCCACATGATAAAAACATTATTATATCTTTTTAATACAAGTAATAAAATTTAATTGTAAAATGCATTTAGTTACCTGTCGGGTATTTACATCCCAGATGGTTACTATTCCTTCATAATCACTGCTAGCTATATGGTTCTTTGTATGCTTGTTCCAACTCAAGCAACTAAGTTTTGATCTAGTTGGCATTTCCACTAAAGGGATACGTAATTCTGAGGGTTCATTAACCATCTGAAAGTAAAGGTAGCATGTGAGAACGATACTGAGCAATTATTAATATTGAAGGGAAAGAAAATGTAGAAAAAATCTCACCGTTGAAAAGTCAAAAATATTTATACGCCTTGAAGAGCCAGCAGTAGCAAATAGTTTGTCATCATGGTTAAACTCAATGCTGTGGTAAAGTACATATATAATGCAAATTTCAGTACACTTTTCATCCATAAAAGCAATGTACTCGAGCTCGGATTGATAATGTACTTGAGTAGCTTGAGCTCAAGCTTAACTCGAGAAAAACTATGTGGATTTCAAATATTTTTCTGAGTCAGTCTCGATTATATTATGAGTTGGCTTGACTTTGTTACACTCCTACTTTATAACCATAGTAGCAATACATTTAcatttatttatccaaaataataGCCAAGAGGTTCCATTGGTTTTTCATACCTAGGGCGATATAAACTATGTGGATTTCGAATATTTTTCGAGTCAGTCTCGATAATAAAATGATGCCCTATGTTTCTACCATAAGATGAACGAAacacataaaaaataaataaataaataaaaacatatatagAAAAAGTGCAATAAACTTTACGATTAAAGAAAAATTATATTAATACAAATAAAAACTTACAAAAATTTCTAAAAGGATTTTGCATTTGTGATTCCGATTAATAGCACTATACCTAATTAAACTTGTAATATGTACTTTATTTTTTACCCATAATGTAAAAAACatattgttattattagttttaaatAGGGATAATAACTTAAAAGCGTAATATATTTTTCGAATTTTACATATTTAGTCGCTGAGTTTTATTTTTCGTCTACATTTAcctcttcaacttgttaaactataCACAtccagtccttatgaccggttactccaAATTAGTCGGGAAAAATAACTtattagggtaatatatttttcattttatatacatttagtccttaatatttttgtacacatttagttcttaatatatatttttttcaaaatatgttattttttgtttttgtaccaaTTCAGTAGTTATGAATGATttatttagggtttttctcacgacatctagTATGAGACTATCATTGATGCCAGGGATGGATCTCTTTGGGTGCCCATAGTGGCACCGACAACCCCTTCTTTTTTTGTACGCAGTGTAAATTTTTcgatatttttcaattttttttctactTACCGACAATACCTACTACCAAATCTTGCGTCCGTCCCTGATTGATGAGATGTTTGGGGCTATTGATGCTTATGTTCATCGCGGCCTCTACTGCTTGGTTGCATAGGTCTTGTAGCTTGGCTTAGGTTTTGTATTTCAAACCTCGTAACTTCTACATATAATATctgattttaacgatctttataacTACGTGTTCGTTTTTTAAGTCTGTTATAACTTTCGTTAAGATTATTCCCGTTAAAATATAATATGTTGTTacttacgattttataaaaaaaacatccatacatgcattcataaaaaacatatggatataaagatcgtaattaaaaaatatattactttttaatgagagtaatctaaacgaaagttgtagtagactaaaaTACAAACGCATAGATATAAAGATTGTTAAAATCCGAAATAGTATGAAAAGGTTATGACGTTCAAAACACATGATCTAAGCAACCAAGTAGTCGAGATCGcgatggacataagcatcaaAAGCCTAAAACACCTCGTTAATGATTGTTCAATGTAAGATGTTGTGAGAAAAACTTAAAGAAAacattcataagtattgaatggatacaaaaacaaaaataaattattttgcaaaaaaaaaaattaaggaatatatgtgtacaaaaatattaaggactaaatgtatacaaaatgagaaatatattaccctattaagacaTTTTTATCGGTTAACCTGAaataaccggtcataaggactgaatgtgtacagctTAACAAGTTGAAAGAGTAAATGTGAACAAAAAataaactcagtgaccaaatgtgtaaAATCGTagaatatattacccttttacgTCATTATGCCTTTTAAATATATCTAGCTACCATCCTATTCGTATAAAAAACTATAGGTACATCCTTAATATGGATAAAAGGTTAAGTACATTTTGCCGATAATTGGTGTAGAGAGTAAAGTATGTTTTTATTTCCCCACTATTTGcccattttcatttattatacaTGCCATAGAACTGAGATCTTACCTTGATACAATGCCGGATGAATGAAAATTCTCACCATTTGTAAGTTTTGCAATCACCTTTAATCgactatataaaaataaaataacctaaATTAGCAATACTTCCAGAGCTGCAACACAAAGATGGAAATGATCATAAATACCCGTATCTTGTAAATGTAGAAACGGACTGATAATCAGACTGGTTTGAACTATAACCTTCCCTTTGCATGATCTCAACCTTTTTATCATGATTCTGTAAGAGTTTTTGGCATCAATCTCAAATATAGAAAAAACCTTCAACAACTTAATATTGCATGGAAAGCTACTACATCAAtgaataaaaaacatattttatttttcCTAGGGTTCTTTAATACATATTTTATTAACAAAACATTCAATATTAAAGAGATACATACACACTTATATATGAATCACCGATTGCAATCCTTCAACATAACCATCACAACACTCATGTTGGAAGCTGTTATATGGTTACCTAATTTGGCTGTTATATAATCAACTTCGATTAACTGACTTAACCGCTATATATTCAACATATGCTAATATTATAGATTACCCTTCAACAAGGTTCGCTACACTTCAACAAGGTCCGCTACTCTTTCACAAGTATTTTTGATGGTCATGGAACTGCAAATGAGCCAACAGGAAATGATTGTTAATTTGTGGAGACTGATTCACCTTTGACCCTCTAGCGGCGAGGCAGACCAAGTATGTGGTCCTGCCCTCGAAAGATGAGATTACAAGTTTCTATAGGGAAAAGCATCCAAAAAAGAAGAATCAAGTTAAGTATGATGAAATCTTAGATGAACAGATTGTAAAATCAATCAGTACTCCTAATATATGTGAATGTTCAGGAATTAGTGGAAGTTAAGATGAAACAAGAAGTGGTCGTTGAAGTTACACATGAGTAGGAAACCCCACCTCATAATGTCTAGAGATCCACTACAGAAATAAGAGCCCCACTCAGATATGCTCTTTCAACAAACTACTTGTTAATGACACAGAATGGTGAGCCTTAATGTTTATCCAGAGACCTTGAAATGAAAGACTCAGAAGAAGGATATGGAAGAAGATTTGACCTCGCTTGACAAGAACCATACTTGGTCCTTGGTCAAGTTACCTGAAGGAAAGAAAGCACTTCAAAACAAGTAGGTGTTTCGGGCCACAGATAAGATAAAAGATGGTAGGAGGTACAAGGCTACATTGCTTGTTAAAGGGTTCCAACATAAAATGGAGGTTGACTACGATGAGATCTTCTCTCTAATTGTCAAGATGACTACTATCAAATTGGTCTTATGTATAGTGGTTATAGAAGATGTTCATCTAGAGTAGTTATCTTTGAAAATAGATTTTCAAAAGGGTGACCTAGAAGAAGACACCTACATGATACAACCAGAGGATTTTCTCACAATCAGAAAAGAAAACCCGGTGTGCAAGATGAAGAAATTTTTTTATTGGTTGAAGCAATCTCCAAGGTAGTATAATTGAAATTTGCTAGTTTCATACAAAAGAGTAGGTGAAGGAGATATGATAAGCATATTGTTGTTACCCAAAAAAGGTTGACTCCTTACACATCATTATTTTAATATATGTTCATGACATGTTGATTGTTGGATCAGACATGCACACGAGATCAACAAGTTGAATAAATAGTTGTCATGAGAGTTCGTGATGAAAGAACAAGGTTTTGCTAAGTAGAATGGGCTTGAGCCTATCTAAAGACAGAGTTGTTGATACTTCGAAGAGTTCCCAAACAAAGTACATCAAGAAAGTTTAGAGAACTTCAACATAGTAGATGCTAAACCAAGAAGTACACCATTAGAAAGTCAGTTGAGACTCTTAAATAAATATTCCTCGAAGAAGGAAGAAGACAAAAAAGAGATGGATAAAGTTCCATACACCTCAATAGTTGTTAGCTAAACATGTGTTAAGGTGTGCACTAGATCATATATTGCTTATTTAGTGGGACATATGAGTCATTTTTGTCCAATCCAGGGAGTAAACATCAGGAAGGATTCAAGTGGTTGTTATGTTAACTAAAAAGGACTTTTGAGGCCACCTTATGTTGAAGAAGAAAAGTGGTAGTCTTGGAAGGATTTGTTGATGTTGATTTGGGGGATTGTATGAATTAAGGAAAGAGTATAACTGATAGTgtcctaataagaaaaataatgaaagcaCAATGATATATTTGGATAGATTTTTAAAAGTATTATACCTTAAGAAAAAGGCCAAACACATAATGCTAGGAAGGAAAAATGcaaattgttatttcttgcatatttttaaataaaatgtttatcCGTTGTTGGAAAAATATAGAAAACATGATTATGCTTTTTACGCTACTTTTCTTAGAATAAGAACAAACATGCTCTATAATATGCTTCCAAATTACACAACTATCATAGGCAAGAATTGAACCACTCAAAAATTTGGGTTGAGGGACATCATGCCCTTTGGTTTATTTATGTTATGATAACAACAAAACAAATTAAGCACTTCAGAAAAACGTCAAACAAACTTCGGTGAAACTTGCagaataaaacatttgaaaaggttaAATCAAAACTGAACACAATATTTAATGTAGTTCAATCAAAGTTACATTCCTCCACAGGTGAGtgagtgagagaaagagagatgggATTTTATTAAACTTTTAGGAACTATTACAAACACTCATTATTGTATCTCACTTTTACTCTCACTGAAAAAACTAGCAACTAACAGTGACGGGGATATGAACCTAATCAATCATGACTCCTAGCAGTATCATACGATCAATAGGAAAGACCCTAACAGTCTAGCATACCAAGACACCAAGTGTCTTATACTACACAAGCATAATAAGGAAGTAACCTAGTCAACTACCATACTTGTACTCTAACAGTACCACTATCCTACCATGCAAAGGATATATAATAGGATACATGGCATAGtgagaaactcacctgaactaaaGAAACGGAAAAGCACAACAACACTCTCAAGCCTTGCATTGCTCAAACCCGTGAGCCAACTTCAATAAAAGAGACCGATCCTCAATTAACAACCCAAATcctccaagtttgaccttaagtcaaactagtcaaaattCAACGGTCAAAGGTCAACAGAAGTCAATGGTCAACAAGTCTATGACTCCCACGTCATTGCAAACTCTTAGCCACATTGTGGAAAGCTAAGGACGAAACAATCGAGCATCTGAGAAGCTCCAAGTCGTGGCAAGCTCTTAGCCATGTCGTGGTTTCTAGCAGAATGCCAaaatcttcattaagtgcttaatccttatAGATCTAAGACCATAACTTCAGATCTACTTCTTTTCAATgaattaatggataaagtttccaactttctgCATTAGGACTCCATTCTAAGGCTAGATCCAATCCTAAGTCCATTGAGTCCTTAATGGGGCAAAACTTATGCATGGACACAAGGTGAGTCCAACATGACTCTTTTTCCCATTCAGAACATATTGTGCATAGAGGAGCCGTACCAACCTTTGGAattcctcaaactccaagagcATCTATGAAAAGGACCAAAACACCCaaatatggcctcaaacttgaaTCTATAAGGATAAGTGTCAAGgtatgagctttataccttcaacaaCTTAGAAATCTAAAGAGGATGTTGGATCCAAATTTGTTCCTTGGCCCCTTGCACCAAGATGAACATCTCCTTTCCCCAAAGTTTACTAAAATCCAAATAATAAGCTCTAAATCAAGAAATCAATCCATCAATCAAGAATGGAGGCTAGGATTTTTTTGGAGGGTTGGAGGTTGAAGAGGATGCCCTAAACCTTGAGTTTAAGTGCTTAATAGAGTTGGAATTTGGTGGCCTGAACGAAAGCCTGGAATGAAGTGAAGAAACCCTGAATTGCAATTTCGAAGGGAAAATGTTTAGAGTATGTCGAAGGCCGTTAGGCCGGAAGCCATACATGACAAACATTTATTCCATGGGGTGTTGAGGGGTAGGCACATAGTATGGGCCTATTTAGTTATTCCAAATTTACTTGTATATGGGTTCAGAGGCCATGTGGTTGCTACGATTTACGGTTATAAGTAGTCGTAATTATGGATTCCAATAACAACTTTTGACACAATCAAGTAATAAAAGAATTCTTTGGTTCCTGTCGTGGATGTACGCCACAAATAAACCAAACCATGTTAAATCTTTGTTTCATTCTATTGTTTTCTTTTGCTTTCTTGCATAACACGTACCCCTGAAGGTAATACATTTGTATCATGAAATGATGAAGAAAGGTGTTACTAAGTTAGGTGATAAGCAGGTAAATTTATGCATATTGCCCATTCATGtttacctcattacctactttAAAACACTTTGTTTATGCTTCTATGGTGAGAACAAATGTGTTGTTGTATACAGGCAAATGACCGAATTCACCAAACCTCCGGGTGCCCATGCTCATTTTGGGCTTACCGGTTTGATAGTTGCGGAAGGACAAGACATTTTCCTCTTTATTGACAACGATTTTCATTTTACCTAGGAATCATTAATTTCCATATTTCATGGTTATATCATTACTTTACAACTCTTGTTTCTTGATGAAAGTGAATTGACCAATGTTTGATTGTATACCCAGTAATTCTAAAGTGTATGCTTAAAAATTCATATTTCAGCCAAACTGATGAGGCAAAATTAGGCATTGCTTTAATGTTGTTCTATATGCAGAATAATCAAGAAGTCATTCTTCCGGTTCCTTAATTCAGGTTATTAAGCTTTCTATAACAAGGCAAATGGAAGCGATGTGTATAGCACAGGCATGATCATAAAGCTGGCGAATTCAACAGCTTTCTAAATGTCATTATAGTGTTCATGAAAATCGCAGCAAGTTTAGAATCCTTTTAAAAGACCAATGATGACGGGTTATTGCCAATTAACCAGTCTATTTGTTAAACGTGACAATCATACATGAGTGTAGGATGTAATATTTAATAAAAGTAAGTATTAATTTGTTAAAAGCACACTTATAACCATAGAAATAGAAACCCATGTACAATAAGTTTCTACTAA includes these proteins:
- the LOC111897538 gene encoding E3 ubiquitin-protein ligase COP1, producing MLSTYKHENIVSLLGFCDESNEKILVYEYASRRSLDSYLNTDDLTWNQRLQICVGAARGLAYLHNPGRTQQRVLHRDIKSSNILLDESWNAKISDLGLSKFAPANQQHTFLVTNVVGTLGYCDPLYIETGLLTKESDVYSFGVVLFEVLCGRLSISNKNGIHQSLTELVRHYYPQNKISDLIYSNIKDGMNPRSLDAFITIAYMCLKRDLEERPLMADVLRILESALEYQNHDKKVEIMQREGYSSNQSDYQSVSTFTRYGRLKVIAKLTNGENFHSSGIVSSIEFNHDDKLFATAGSSRRINIFDFSTMVNEPSELRIPLVEMPTRSKLSCLSWNKHTKNHIASSDYEGIVTIWDVNTRQGVMEFKEHNKRAWSVVFSHLESSMLVSGGDDHKVKIWCTKQESSVINIKMRAHICCVKYNPGSSNHIAVGSEDHYIYYYDIRNISYPLNIFIGHQKAVSYVKFLSNDELASASTDSTLCLWDVTRNIPVQKLKGHANYINFVGLSVYRDFLACGSETNEVYVYHKAMSKPLTWHRFGTLNVEDSDEDGRSDFVSAVCWKSDSPTMLAANSRGMVKVLVLAP